In the genome of Candidatus Saganbacteria bacterium, the window TATTATTTATGTTGCTGATCATTCTTGCGATCAACAGCGGGCATTATTATAGGAATTTCAATGTGTTTTCTTCGATTGAGGGGCCAAATTATAGCACAAAGAATGAAACCATTTTGCCTCGAAATATTTTGTCTAATTGTATAAGTTATTTTGCTGCAAATCTTGCTACCCCATCGTTTAAAATAAATAATGCAATCGAAGATGGAGTGGCGCATTTCAATGGCATAATTGGTGTAAAGTATTTTGATAAACGATCGGTTCGTGAGCCATTTGAGGTTTACCGGTATGCTCCCCATGAAGATATTGTCCCTTCACCCGTGCATCTATTGTTGATTGTTTTAAGCGGAATAGCGTTCTTTTGTAGTAGGAGTTTGCGACAGAATACAAGTTTATTATTTTATTGCGTTTCACTTTTTGTTGGTTGTCTGCTGCTTTTCGCATTGCTAAGATACCAGAGCGCCTTTTTTCGTTTTACTTTGTCTTTTATTGTATTGTCTTCCCCATTACTGGGCATTATACTTGAAAAAATATTTTCAAAAGGAATTCTTGTTGTGATGATTATTGTAATGATGATTTTGGCTCTGCCGCCATTAATAATGAATATTACTAGGCCAATAATCCCGCCGCCTCTTGCCCATAGGTCAGAATTTTCAATTCTGAATGTCCCGAGGCAATTCTTTTATTTTGGCGGAGGGCGACAAGCAGAATATGAAAGTTATAAAAACATTGTTAAAACGATAAAAAACCGAAAATACATAAATATTGGTGTTATTGGCATTAATAATGAATATCCGCTCTGGGCATTATTAGAAAATAGCGGCATCAAGTTTAGGCTTGAGCATTTGGAGGTTGATAACTTATCAAATTCAATAAAAATGGACTTTAAACCTTCGGCAGTTATTATTTTCAGCGATGATCCCTTAGTTGAAGAAAAATATAGATATAAATTTAAATACCGTGAAATTGTCGGCAAAAGCCATTTTGGCAGGAATATAATAATCTATGGGGAATAAGGGCTATAAAAAAAAAGAACAATTAATGGCTTATCTGCCAGAGGCATTAAACGCAAGGCTGAAGTTATGAATGTCATTATATACGGTCTGGGGAGTGGCCGATGAAAATAGCAATTAATGCCTTGTCTGCTAAAATAGGCGGAGGCGTGACTTACTTAAGATATCTTATACCCGAGTTGGCTCTTCAGGGAAGCGAGCATAAATTTTGTCTTTTTATTTCTCGTTCGCATTTTGATGAAATATTTAATGACATTAAGCTGTCCGACAATATCAAAATAATTAAATTAAATACGGATGGCCCTTTATTGCGAATAGTCAGCGAACATTGTTTTTTGCCTTTTTATCTCGTCAAGGAAAGAATAGATTTATTGTTTTGTCCAGCCAATATAATGCCGCTATTTGTATTGTGCAAGAAGATCGTTTGGATCCAAAATATTTTTCCTTTTATTAAGAAGTACATAAATAAAAATCTGCGCGATAGGTTGCTTGATATTTTTACGATGATTTCAGCCCTAAAAGCTGATCGAATTATCCTCTCATCAAAAGATTCACTTGATTTGGTCTTGGAAACAGGGGTGAGCAGAAGCAAATGCAGACAATGCTATTTGGGGGTTAAACCTTTTTCCCTGCCATTGGTTAACAAAGAAAAAATCATTTTATTGGTTTCAAATATATATTCGCATAAAAATATCAAAACGTTGGTTCGGGCTTTTTCTCTGCTAAAAGAGGAAATCAGGCAGGAATTTCGCCTGATTATTGTTGGAAAAACGGTTGGGATTGAGAGCGAAGCGGAACTGAACGCTTTATTGTGCTTACGCAAAAAACTATACCTTGATGAAAATGTCGTTTTTAATACGGAAGTGGACGGAAAAGAGTTGGCACATTTATATGCTTCCTCTTTAATTTTTGTTATGCCATCGCTGATCGAAAGTTTTTCTTTCCCGGTGTTTGAGGCAATGTCCTCAGGATTGCCGGTTATTGCTGCAAACGCTACTTGTCTGCCTGAAGTGCTTGACGGCGCTGGTTTATTATTCAGGCCAGACAGCCCTGTTGATTTGGCCGAGAAACTGACCCGATTAATTGAGGACCCAGGCCTGGCCGCTACTTTGGCTATTAAAGGAAAGGAACGAGCTGCCTTATTTACATGGGCAAAGACAACCGCCTTATTACTTGGATATTTTAAAGAACTGGAAAAAGAGCCTCGCAACACATGAATGTTTTATTTGTTTATTCAATAAATGATTTTCAGTCTTCAAAAACACCTTTGCGGATACAAGAACAAATGCAGCTAGGTATTTCGTATATCTCTTCGCTATTAAAAAAATACGGCCATTCAACTAAACTTCTTGTTTTAAGCAGAATCTCTGGTGAAAAAAATAAGATTATTATAGATAATTGCCTTGAAGCGTTCAAGCCAAGCGTTATTTGTTTTACTTCGATAACAACGGAATATGATTTTGTGGCGGGCATAGCAAAATATATTAAGAATAAGTATGAACATATATTTTTGATAATTGGAGGGCCGCACGCCTCTCTAAATCCTGAAAGTGTTATTAATGATAATTTTGATGCTTTGTGTGTTGGGGAGGGGGAATTTCCAACGCTTGAATTGATAGCACAATTAGAACAGGGGCTGCGTCCTTCGAATATACCTAATTTATGGATAAAAAGTAATTTTGGTGTTCAAAAAAATCTTACTCGTCAATTTATGCAAAATTTGAACGAATTGCCTTTTCCTGACAGAGAAATGTGGCAAGAATGGATAGCAGATACTCTAGGAACAAGGCATTCTATATTGCTGGGGCGAGGATGCCCTTTTCAATGCACTTACTGCTGCAATCATGCATTCAAAAAGTTGGCTCCAGGGAAATATGTCAGACATAGATCTCCCGAAAATATTATTGATGAGATTAGGGATATTTTGGGGAAATTTCCCGAAACTAAAGAAATATATTTAGAGGTCGAAACAATAACCATTAACAATCAATGGGCGTTGGATTTATTCTCGGCGATTTCGGCATTTAATCCTGGCTCTGGCCGCTTGCTGTCATTTGGGGTAAATATAAGGCTTTCCCTAAATATGGAACTAGAAAAGCTTTTTGCCGCTATGGAAAAAAGCAATGTAAAATTTATAAATATTGGGTTAGAATCAGGCAGTGAAAGAATTCGCAGGGACATTCTTAAGCGGAACTATTCAAATAAAGATGTTATTGATGCAGTAAAACTAGCGAGAAGGTACGGGTTAAAAATTTGTTTTTATAACATGATGGGGATTCCGGGGGAAACAATTGAGGATTATTATGAAACAATTAAAATTAATCGCGAATGCTTGCCGGATTGGAATTCCAATTCGATATTTTATCCATATCCAGGGACCGATTTGTATAATCTATGCGGACAAAACAAGCTGTTGGGAAAACAAATTGATACTGAAATGGAGAGGGACCGTGCTGTTTTGGACCTTCCAGGATTTTCAAGAAAACAAATACAAAAATCTTATATATGGTTTGATTATTATGTTTACAATGGGTATTTGCCAATATATAAATTGCTAGCAAGAGTATTTTCTTTAACGCTCAGATCATCTCCTATATTCAGCAGGATAAGATCGTTGATCAAATATTTTGGGCTATATGATTATGCGAGGAATGTTCTTAGGAAATGATGAGAATCGAATGAATAAAGATGCTAAAAAAGGAAAGCATATAATATGAAAATAATGATCTTGACGAATAGTTATCCTCCAGAAGTTAGCGCCGGGGCTAATCAGCTTTTTGAACTAGCGCAGGCGTTAACATCTTCCGGTCATTCGGTTTCAGTTGTTTCTCGTTTTCCCAGGCGCCTTCCCAAAGAGCAGAGACCAATATTTGGTTGGCGGTTGATAATTAGAGAAAAATGTCCAGAAGCGCATGTTGTAAGAGTAAAAGTTCCGGAGCTTTCTCGTAGGATTCCACTACTGCGGGAGATTGAGCATGTGCTAAATTTTTTTCTATTGATTGTTGCCTGCCTAATAAGTGGAAAATCGGAAGTGATTTTGGTCTATTCACCGCCAATAATTTCTGCTTACGCGGCGCTTGTTGTGCGTTTTTTTTATCGAAACAAAATAGTCCTTAATGTTCAGGATCTTTTTCCCCAAAGTTTAATTGATTTAGGATTGTTAAAAAATAGGTTTTTAATCGCTCTTTCACGCGTGATCGAACGTCTTCTCTATAAGCGTGTTGACCATATCACGGTTATGTCAGAAATGAACAGGGAGATCGTCGGCAAGACGGCTGGGAACCTCGATAAAATTCAAGTTGTTTACAATTGGGTCGATACCGATTATATCCGGCCAGGTGACAGGCTCAATGAATTCAGGCGAGAATTTGGCCTGGGCGAGAAATTTGCGCTGACCTTTGCTGGCTGTATTGCCGATTCGCAGGATATGGACATTATTTTGAATTCGGCCAAAAAGCTTGAAGAGGAGAAAGGGCTTATCTTTTTGCTGGTCGGCAATGGCCCTCGCTATGAAGACACGATCACAAAAACAAAAGCTATGGGGCTCAAGAACGTGCTGATTATGCCTATCCAACCGAGAGAAAAATATGTTAAACTATTAGCAGCTTCGGACGTGGGATTAATTACTCTTAATTCTGCAGTTGCAACACCGGTTGTCCCATCGAAAATGCTCAGTATTATGTCAGCCGGTCGGGCGATCTTAGCAAGTTTGCCTTTGTTTGGAGATGCCCCGGAATTTATTGAAAAGGCGGGCAGTGGGATCGTTGTTAGTGCGGGCGATACAGAAGCGTTCTATAGGGCTGTATTGAAATTATTTAATGACCGCAAACTTTGCCGAGAATATGGGGCGAGTGGAAGGGCTTGGGTTGTTGTGAATTATTCGCTTGATGTCTGCGCCAGAAAATATGAAAAGCTTTTTGCTGAGGTGATAAAAGATGGCATCAAATAAAGAACCGAAATTATTTATTGACTGGATTAATAATGATCCTTTATCCAGACTTTCCGAGGGCTTTAAATGGGTAGGATTGGATCAAGCAATTAAGCCTGGAATGACCGTCTTGCTGAAGCCAAACCTTACATATCCAAAATTTAAGGCAGGAGTCACAACGACCCCTCAAGTGTTGGAAGCTTCTATCAAGCTTTTTTGCGATCTTGGGGCAAAAGTTGTCGTTGGCGAATCCGATGGCGGGTATAATTCTTATGAAGTTAAAGATGCTTATCATGATTTTGGGCTTTATGACTTAGAGAAGAAATATGGGATCAAGGTTGTTTGTTTTTCTTCTGATAAAAGCACATGGAGAACAATAACGGTAAATAAATATTTTAAGGAATTTAAAGTAGAATATCCCGCCGTTCTTGAGGATTGCGACCATTTTATTACTTTTCCAGTTCCGAAAGTCCATGCCATGACCGGTATTAGTCTTTCCTACAAGAACCAATGGGGGTGCGTGCCAAACACTATGAGGCTCCGATATCATCCCATATTCAATGAAGCTATTTTCGCGATAAACCAAATACCAAAAAGTAAGTTTTCTATAATCGATGGTACATATGGCTTGACCAGAAGCGGTCCGATGGTTGGGGATGTTTTTAATTGGGGCTTTATTTTGGTGTCGAATAATTTCGAAGCGGCTGATCTGGCCGTCAGCAAAATGATGGAAGTTGATCTGAAATCGATCATACATTACAAGAAAGTATTCAAGCATGGGCTTGTGCCAAAAATACAGGACATAAGTTTTAATCAAGATTATACTAAATTCATTTCAGATAAATTCTATCTAAGAAGAGATTTCTGGAATTATGTCGCATTAGTTGCATGGCTTCACCCATGGATAAATCATTTTTTTTATGAATCATCTTTGGCCGATTTATTGCATAAAATCATGTATACATTTCGAGAAAAACCGATTAGCAAATAGAAAGGATAAACTATGAAACAAGTCATCCAAAATTATAAGAGCGGTGAATTAAGCTTGGTTGATGTCCCGGCGCCACTGGTTAAAGCTGGCGGCGTGCTGGTCAGGACCCGCAATTCTGCCGTGAGCGTCGGCACCGAAAAATTAATGGTGAACCTCGCCCAACAAAATATTATCGAAAAAGCAATGTCCAGGCCTGATCTCGTCCGACGATTGATCGATAAAGCCAAAACCGAGGGGCTTATGGAGGCATATCAAGCCGTAAAGGGCAGGATGGAGACCCTTCAACCTCTTGGATACAGCTCAGCAGGAGAAATAATCGAGGTCGGCGAAGGTGTCGATGAATTTAAAATTGGAGATAAAGTCGCTTGCGGAAGCGATCTTTTTGCAACTCATTCGGAGATAACCTGGGTTCCAAAAAACCATTGCGTGAAATTACCTGACGATGTTGATTATGAAGATGCAGCATTCGCATATATTGCTGCAATTGCAATCCATGCGATCCGATGCGGGAATCTTTCTTTTGGCTCAAAAGTTGCAGTTATTGGTCTTGGTCTTTTAGGCCAAATTGCGGTCCAAGTATTAAATGCTTGGGGTTGCGAGGCTTTTGGATACGATCTTGATAAGAGAAAAGTTGGACTTGCTATCGAAATGGGCGCAAAAGATGGCACAACAATTTGGCATGAAGCAGTTACAAAATCTAAAATGATGACTTCTGGCCAGGGAGTTGACGCGACAATAATCATGGCTTCAACTTCAAGTAACGATCCGATGAATTTATCCGCAGAGATAACAAGAGAACGAGGAATGGTGGTCGCATGCGGGCTGGTGAAATTAGATGTACCTCGAAATATTTTTTTTGACAAAGAACTTTCCTTAATTGTTTCGAGGGCGACTGGTCCCGGTAAATTCGACTTATCTTGGGAAATTAAAGGCGCGAACTATCCTCTTTCTCTTGTTAGATGGACTCAAGCCGGAAATATGAGGGAATATTTAAGGCTGGTTGCAAACAAGAAAATTAATTTAAAAAGATTGGTAACTCATAAGTTTGGGATATCTTCGGCGCTACAAGCATATGATCTTTTGTTGAGCAACGAGCATCCATATTATCTGGGTGTTCTTCTTCAATATATCGATGAAGAAAAAAATATCGAAAGAAAAGTAGCCGTGAATCCTATTGTTGAACATAAACCTAGTCAGCCAATTGTCGGCATGATTGGCGCGGGGCTATTCTCAAATGTCACAATATTGCCATGTTTAAAAAAGATCGAAGGGATCGTGTTAAAGGGAGTTGCAACTGCAACCGGTATTTCTGGAAGAAATGTTGCGAAACAGTTTGGGTTTGAATACTGCACGACTGATTATAAAGAAATATTAAATGATCCTGATATCAATACTATTATTATAGCTACCCGCCATGACCTTCATGCTAAGATGATTATTGAATCTCTTGAAGCTAAAAAGGACGTATTCGCTGAAAAACCGTTGGCAGTAAGCAGCGATGAGCTATATGCTATATATAAAGCTTATGAGAAGAACAGTAAAAGATTGATGATAGGGTTTAATCGTCGTTTTTCTCCAACAGCTATTGCTGCAAAAGAGCTGATGGGCAATATTGGCGCTGTTACTGTTAATTGTAGGATCAACGCCGGATTTGTTCCAAAGTCGCATTGGACATTGAATAATGAGGGCGGCGGCAGGGTTATCGGGGAAGTGTGCCATTTTATAGATTCAATCCAATATGCAACCTCTTCATTGCCTATCAGGGTATTTGCCGAAACCATTACTTCTTTAAACGGTCAGGTCACTAATGAAGATAATATTGCGATAACAATGAAGATGAAAGATGGGTCTGTTGCAACTATCCTATATACTTCAATCGGGCACAAAGGTTTCCCAAGGGAGCGAATCGAAGTGTTCGGGAATAACCAAGGTTATATACTTGATAATTTTACCAACATGGAATTTATCCGGGAAGGGAAACGGAAGAAGATGAAAAGCTGGAATATCGATCGCGGCCATCAAAATGAATTTAATATTTTCTTTGATTCTATAAAAAAAGGCCAAAATATCCCAGTTGATATTATTGAGTATATGTATACTACGATGGCAACTTTTTCAATAATGGAATCTATTAAACATGGTAAACCTGTTGATGTAATAGTGGATTTATAATGCGGATCCTTCTTATAACAGAAAATTTTCCCCCAGAAACAAAATCATGTTCAACTCTTTTTTTTGAGCTAGGCGAAACCCTGGCGAAAAATGGGCACAAAGTTAAAGTCATTACAAGAAAGCCAAGAACAAATATTGCGGCAGGCACCGATGTCGCATCGATACCATCTAAAGAAATAATGGCCGGTATGGAAGTTAGCCGATTTCAAACTCCTCCATTGGCCAGAAATATTCCGATAATTCGCGGTTTTGAGCATTTTATCCTGGGATTTATCTTTTTGTGGGGAGGATTATTTTCAGGTTCTTTTGATGTTGTTCTTGTGTATTCTCCGCCGCTTCCTCTTGGGATCGCCGCAATATTATTAGCGAAAATAAAAGGCGGCAGATCAGTTGTTAATATTCAAGACTTATATCCGCAGACCGTAATTGATCTGGGGTTATTGAAAAATCCATATTTGATCTGGCTTGCCAAAAAAATGGAAAATATTATTTATAGACAGGCCGACTATATTGCAGTTCATTCTGACGGGAACAAAGAATATGTGTTATCCAATGGTGGATTGGATGAAAAAATCGACGTAGTCCATAATTGGGTCGATACGGAATTAATTAAACCCGGACCTGGAAAGAATGAGTTCAGTGAAAAATTCGGTTTATTGGATAAGTTTGTTGTGTCTTTTGCGGGTGTTATTGGCTTCGCTCAAGGGTTGGAGGTGGTAATAAATGCCGCTCAATTATTGAAGGACAATAAAGAAATTGTTTTTATTATTGTCGGTGACGGCATCAAAAAAGCGGAGCTAGAAAACGAGAGTATTAGGCTAAAATTGACAAATGTAAGATTTATTGAGACTCAGCCCGTAAGCATATATCCCCAGGTCCTAAATGCTTCTGACATTAGTTTGGCCATACTTGATAAAACTCTTGTTACGCCGGTGATCCCTGGAAAGATTCTCTCCATAATGGCGTCCGGCAAACCGGTCCTTGCGAGCTTAGCTTTAACTGGGGATGCGCCAAAGGTAATTGATGAAAATAAATGTGGTTTAGTTGTGCCTCCTGGGGACCCCCACTTGCTTGCTAATGCTATCCTTAAATTATATAATGATAAAGAGTTGCGTGAAGAAATGGGGCGAAATGGCAGGCAAGCCGCTGTTAGATTGTTCTCCAGATCAGCCTGCATAAAAAAATATGAAGATATTTTTAGCTTTAAAGTGGGAGGAGAAATTAATGGATTATAAGTCACAATATAAAGGGAAAAAGATACTAGTAACCGGTGGAGCTGGCGCAATTGGGTCAAACCTTGTTCGCGCCCTATCTGAAGCCGGGGCTGAAAGGGTAATTATTATAGATGATCTTTCTTCTTCAGAAAAATGGAATATTCCTTCTTTGCCAAATGTCTTGGTTTCCGAAGGCGATATTTTAGATGAGATAAAATTAAAAAGAGTATTTTTCGAAGAACCTGACTATGTTTTTCATTTGGCGGCATTTTTTGCCAATCAGAACTCTATTGACCATCCGGAAAGGGACCTTCAAGTGAACGGAATGGGAACCTTGAAGCTTCTCGA includes:
- a CDS encoding glycosyltransferase family 39 protein — translated: MCWKEGRINRNMILILFPMLAFLGLWGLFNQKLSMRESFIWASIIFGLFVVIITEVLSLFKWIKPVPLALSWLFLSFLVIVILIKYYRTNLRINIVFPRSFSSLEKVLLSCIITIMAITFIIALVAPPNNYDSMTYHMSRVVHWEQNQSIAHYPTGIVPQLSLPPLAEFIILNFQILSGNDRFANLVQWISMFGSVIVITLIAQLLGGNRKQQILSGFIGSTIPMGILQATSTQNDYVVAFWLLGLVYFVIKSDTGWGAFNIAGAAMALGLAILTKSIAFFYAFPFLVWLIYIYLKKVKLNSWKYLLFMLLIILAINSGHYYRNFNVFSSIEGPNYSTKNETILPRNILSNCISYFAANLATPSFKINNAIEDGVAHFNGIIGVKYFDKRSVREPFEVYRYAPHEDIVPSPVHLLLIVLSGIAFFCSRSLRQNTSLLFYCVSLFVGCLLLFALLRYQSAFFRFTLSFIVLSSPLLGIILEKIFSKGILVVMIIVMMILALPPLIMNITRPIIPPPLAHRSEFSILNVPRQFFYFGGGRQAEYESYKNIVKTIKNRKYINIGVIGINNEYPLWALLENSGIKFRLEHLEVDNLSNSIKMDFKPSAVIIFSDDPLVEEKYRYKFKYREIVGKSHFGRNIIIYGE
- a CDS encoding glycosyltransferase family 4 protein: MISALKADRIILSSKDSLDLVLETGVSRSKCRQCYLGVKPFSLPLVNKEKIILLVSNIYSHKNIKTLVRAFSLLKEEIRQEFRLIIVGKTVGIESEAELNALLCLRKKLYLDENVVFNTEVDGKELAHLYASSLIFVMPSLIESFSFPVFEAMSSGLPVIAANATCLPEVLDGAGLLFRPDSPVDLAEKLTRLIEDPGLAATLAIKGKERAALFTWAKTTALLLGYFKELEKEPRNT
- a CDS encoding bi-domain-containing oxidoreductase, whose protein sequence is MKQVIQNYKSGELSLVDVPAPLVKAGGVLVRTRNSAVSVGTEKLMVNLAQQNIIEKAMSRPDLVRRLIDKAKTEGLMEAYQAVKGRMETLQPLGYSSAGEIIEVGEGVDEFKIGDKVACGSDLFATHSEITWVPKNHCVKLPDDVDYEDAAFAYIAAIAIHAIRCGNLSFGSKVAVIGLGLLGQIAVQVLNAWGCEAFGYDLDKRKVGLAIEMGAKDGTTIWHEAVTKSKMMTSGQGVDATIIMASTSSNDPMNLSAEITRERGMVVACGLVKLDVPRNIFFDKELSLIVSRATGPGKFDLSWEIKGANYPLSLVRWTQAGNMREYLRLVANKKINLKRLVTHKFGISSALQAYDLLLSNEHPYYLGVLLQYIDEEKNIERKVAVNPIVEHKPSQPIVGMIGAGLFSNVTILPCLKKIEGIVLKGVATATGISGRNVAKQFGFEYCTTDYKEILNDPDINTIIIATRHDLHAKMIIESLEAKKDVFAEKPLAVSSDELYAIYKAYEKNSKRLMIGFNRRFSPTAIAAKELMGNIGAVTVNCRINAGFVPKSHWTLNNEGGGRVIGEVCHFIDSIQYATSSLPIRVFAETITSLNGQVTNEDNIAITMKMKDGSVATILYTSIGHKGFPRERIEVFGNNQGYILDNFTNMEFIREGKRKKMKSWNIDRGHQNEFNIFFDSIKKGQNIPVDIIEYMYTTMATFSIMESIKHGKPVDVIVDL
- a CDS encoding DUF362 domain-containing protein, with amino-acid sequence MASNKEPKLFIDWINNDPLSRLSEGFKWVGLDQAIKPGMTVLLKPNLTYPKFKAGVTTTPQVLEASIKLFCDLGAKVVVGESDGGYNSYEVKDAYHDFGLYDLEKKYGIKVVCFSSDKSTWRTITVNKYFKEFKVEYPAVLEDCDHFITFPVPKVHAMTGISLSYKNQWGCVPNTMRLRYHPIFNEAIFAINQIPKSKFSIIDGTYGLTRSGPMVGDVFNWGFILVSNNFEAADLAVSKMMEVDLKSIIHYKKVFKHGLVPKIQDISFNQDYTKFISDKFYLRRDFWNYVALVAWLHPWINHFFYESSLADLLHKIMYTFREKPISK
- a CDS encoding glycosyltransferase family 4 protein: MILTNSYPPEVSAGANQLFELAQALTSSGHSVSVVSRFPRRLPKEQRPIFGWRLIIREKCPEAHVVRVKVPELSRRIPLLREIEHVLNFFLLIVACLISGKSEVILVYSPPIISAYAALVVRFFYRNKIVLNVQDLFPQSLIDLGLLKNRFLIALSRVIERLLYKRVDHITVMSEMNREIVGKTAGNLDKIQVVYNWVDTDYIRPGDRLNEFRREFGLGEKFALTFAGCIADSQDMDIILNSAKKLEEEKGLIFLLVGNGPRYEDTITKTKAMGLKNVLIMPIQPREKYVKLLAASDVGLITLNSAVATPVVPSKMLSIMSAGRAILASLPLFGDAPEFIEKAGSGIVVSAGDTEAFYRAVLKLFNDRKLCREYGASGRAWVVVNYSLDVCARKYEKLFAEVIKDGIK
- a CDS encoding glycosyltransferase family 4 protein — protein: MRILLITENFPPETKSCSTLFFELGETLAKNGHKVKVITRKPRTNIAAGTDVASIPSKEIMAGMEVSRFQTPPLARNIPIIRGFEHFILGFIFLWGGLFSGSFDVVLVYSPPLPLGIAAILLAKIKGGRSVVNIQDLYPQTVIDLGLLKNPYLIWLAKKMENIIYRQADYIAVHSDGNKEYVLSNGGLDEKIDVVHNWVDTELIKPGPGKNEFSEKFGLLDKFVVSFAGVIGFAQGLEVVINAAQLLKDNKEIVFIIVGDGIKKAELENESIRLKLTNVRFIETQPVSIYPQVLNASDISLAILDKTLVTPVIPGKILSIMASGKPVLASLALTGDAPKVIDENKCGLVVPPGDPHLLANAILKLYNDKELREEMGRNGRQAAVRLFSRSACIKKYEDIFSFKVGGEINGL
- a CDS encoding B12-binding domain-containing radical SAM protein, which produces MQLGISYISSLLKKYGHSTKLLVLSRISGEKNKIIIDNCLEAFKPSVICFTSITTEYDFVAGIAKYIKNKYEHIFLIIGGPHASLNPESVINDNFDALCVGEGEFPTLELIAQLEQGLRPSNIPNLWIKSNFGVQKNLTRQFMQNLNELPFPDREMWQEWIADTLGTRHSILLGRGCPFQCTYCCNHAFKKLAPGKYVRHRSPENIIDEIRDILGKFPETKEIYLEVETITINNQWALDLFSAISAFNPGSGRLLSFGVNIRLSLNMELEKLFAAMEKSNVKFINIGLESGSERIRRDILKRNYSNKDVIDAVKLARRYGLKICFYNMMGIPGETIEDYYETIKINRECLPDWNSNSIFYPYPGTDLYNLCGQNKLLGKQIDTEMERDRAVLDLPGFSRKQIQKSYIWFDYYVYNGYLPIYKLLARVFSLTLRSSPIFSRIRSLIKYFGLYDYARNVLRK